CTTATTTCTTTCATATCTTATCCCCATGCCCACGCCAGATTTTAGCATTATCAATCTCGTCCCTATCGGTGTCGGCTTTGGCATTATTACCCTAGTAGCAATTTACTATCTTCTGCATCAGGAAGTGACTAAACGGCAACGGGCAGAAGTGGTGCTGCGGCAACAAACTGAACGAGAGCGATTGGTAAACCAGATTGCTCAACATATCCGTGAGTCTTTGGATTTAGATGAGGTTCTGACTACCACTGTTGCAGAAGTCCGAGAGTTTCTCCAGGCAGACAGGGTGCTAATTTATCGCCTCTGGGAGGATGGTACAGGTAGTGCAATTACAGAAACAGTTTTACCTGAGTATACAAAAATTTTAGGAGAAACTTTTCCAGCAGAAGTGTTTCCTAAAGAATATCATCAAGCATATTCATTGGGAAAAACCCGTGCGATCGCTAACGTTGAGCAAGCAGATGTCGAACTATGTCTGGCAGACTTCGTTAAACAGTTTGGTGTCAAAGCAAAGTTGGTAGTGCCAATTTTGCAAGAAAACCGGGAAGCAGATCAGCAACGAAATAGCGAAACACTTCCTTGCGAGCCTTATCTTTGGGGATTATTGATTGCCCATCAGTGCAGTTACCCCCGCAAATGGGAATCTTGGGAAGTTGAGTTGATGAAACAACTCGCAACTCAAGTTGCGATCGCTATCCAACAATCAGAACTTTATAAACAACTACAAAAACTCAACGCTGAATTAGAAATCCGTGTCCAACAGCGTACTCAAGAATTAGCTAAAGCCAATGTTTCTCTACGAGCAGAAATTGCTGAACGTCAGCGCACACAAGCCGCCCTACAAGCTCTAATTACTGCCTCTCCCCGCGCCATTTTCACACTTGATTTAGAAGGTAATATTAAAATCTGGAATCCTGCTGCTGAAAGGATGTTTGGCTGGCTAGAAACAGAGGTAATTGACCGTCCGAATCCGATTTTTTTAGATGACCAACTAGAAGAATATAACACCCTTCAGCAGAGCATATTGCAAGGAACAACATACACCACAATAGAATTACGATGTCGGAAGAAAAATTGCAGTTTTATCGACATCATATTCTCTGCTGCACCATTGCATGATAGCGACGATAATATCAACGGCATGGTAGCAGTGATTGCTGACATCACACACCAAAAGAAGCAAGAAGAACAAGTTCGGCTTTTACAATCTGTGGTTGTAAATACAAACGATGCTGTAGTTATCACTGAAGCAGAACCGATTGGCGAGCCAGGCCCACATATTATTTATGTTAATGAGGCATTCACCCGAATTACGGGTTATAGCTTAGAAGAAGTTTTGGGTAAAACGCCTCGTATCCTGCAAGGAGCGAAGACAAGTCGGGCTGAATTAAATAAAGTCTGGGCTGCGCTTTCTCGTTGGGAATCAGTCACTGTTCAACTAATTAATTACCGCAAAGATGGCTCCGAATTCTGGAATGAATTTAGTATTGTACCCGTTTCTGATCAAAGTGGCTGGTATACTCACTGGATATCGATACAACGTGATATTACAGAGCGCAAGCAAGCTGAACAGGCATTACGTCAAAGCGAGGAGCGCTTCCGCTCTTTAATTGAAAATGCATTAGATATTGTCAAAATTTTAGATGTGGATGGTTGCATTCGTTATGAAAGTCCTTCCGTAGAAAAAGTTTTAGGTTATCCTGCAACAGAATTAATTGGCAAAAACTTATTAGATTACATTCATCCAGATGATTTTGCTAATACTTACTATAGCTTTACTCATGCCATTCAAAGTTCAGAAGTTACTGCTCCGATAGAGTTCCGCTGTCGCCATAAAGATGGCTCGTGGCGTATGTTAGAAGCTATTAGTCAAAGGTTTTTAGATAATGCAGCAGATACTAGAATTATGGTTAACTGTCGCGATATCACAGAACGCAAACGCCTAGATGAAATTCGCATGGCATTAGAGCGTGAAAGAGAACTCAGCGCTCTCAAAACACGTTTTTTTTCAATGGCATCTCACGAATTCCGTACTCCTCTTAGTACTGCTTTAGCAGCTGCCCAATTGTTAGAAAACTGTCAAGATGAATGGGATAACTCTTCTAAACGGCTGAGAAACTTGCAGCGAATTCAACTGTCTGTAAAAAATCTAGTTCAAATGTTAGATGATATTTTAACCATCAATCGTGCTGAAACTGGAAAACTAGAATTTAATCCTAAATTGCTAAATTTAGAAGTATTGTGTGCATCTTGTGTAGAAGAAATACGCCTGAGTACAGATGAGAAGCATACACTTACATTTGCTTGCCAGGGAAAAGCTGTTCCTGCTTGCATGGATGAAAGATTATTGCGTTCTCTTTTATCTAATTTACTGTTAAATGCTATTAAGTATTCTCCTCAAGGAGGCACTGTTCATTTGTCTCTGGAGTTTAAATCAGATACAGTAGTTCTCCAGGTTCAAGATCAGGGTATTGGAATTCCGCTAGCAGATCAAAAGCAGCTTTTCGAGCCGTTCCACCGTGGCAAAAATGTCAAAAGCATTCCTGGTACAGGATTGGGATTGGTTGTAGTTAAAAAATGTGTAGACTTACACCAAGGTTATATCAATATCTTTTCTGATATAGGAATTGGTACAACTTGTGCAGTTACTTTACCATTAGATGGGTGTAGGGGGAAAGTTGTCATTTGATGATCAAGCATTGTACTATGACCACTTCAAGTAATCAAAACAAGCAGTAAATAAAATGAAAACTAAGTTAATTTTTAGGTGGCAGTTTATTATTTATTGATAATAGCGCACAAACTATTGCCCCTAGCATATAAACAATAGATGTTTCAGCATCCTTGAAAACTAGAATATAAAAAATAGAGAACACTACGAAGAAAATTACTGCTATTTTGAGCATAAAATCTAAAAATATTAACTGTGACTCACTAAGAGGGCAAAGTCTGAAAAAAGAATACAGAATCTAGAATGCAGAATTCAGAATCAATTAGTGGAGGACTAAAAAGAGCATATTTATCTGCCACTCGGACTCCAATTCATACTGAATTATGCTGTATCTCTCATTTTTGGTGTTTCTGATAACGTACCAGACTTTGCTTTTGAGTAGCATTTAATACTTTTGTTCTGAAAAATTATTACATCGCTCTTTTCAAGATATTTCTTAAGTGATTGCTTACTTCATTCAAACTATGACAGTTTTTTTACTGGTACTAACTAGTCTAGACAAATGTACTTTTACTAATGACGATAAATTCAACACTTCGGCTGCGCTCAGTGTTGAAGCTGAGCGCAGCCGTTCGCGTAGCGTCCCGTAGGGAGGTAGCCGAAGCTTCAATCAAGCAAGGAATCGCGTTTAAGCGTTAATAAGAACGATGTGTTGCTTTTCTACAAAAGAGCTGGTATTATTTGTTACCTTATATAAGGTAATATAGTTTAGCTAAGGCTAAAAATTAAAACTGGTGTAGGTTGCCTCAATTTGGTATCAGTTAATAAAGCTTTTTTTATCCGATTAAAAATAAAAAGCCTTACATTTAATGATAGTAAGGCTGAATGAAATTAAATTTTCTTCAAATACAGGAGCAAAAATTATATTTGCTTAAGATATAACCTAGCTAAAGGTTACATTAACTAATTATGTGGAGTGATTGTTGTAGCTGCGGGTGTTTTAGCTACAGATTTTCTAGCAATATGTTTTTTAACTGCTGTCTTTGTAGCTGCGGATTTATTGCTAGTAAGTCTATGTCTGTGCTTACGAAAATGATGCTTCCGTTTGAGAGTTTTGGATTTAACTACTTTAGCCATTGTGGGAGTTGCAGAAGTAGTCTTGGCTTGAACGTTAGGCGCAAAAACGGCTATAGGGACAGTGAACATGATAGCCAAAAGTAAGGCTTTAGCGAATTTATTCATTTAAAACTCCTTATTAAGGAAGCAACTGCTTAACTATCTAATAGCCGTATGTCACTGGTTTGTAATTTGTGTGAATCTTACGTGTGTTTTTTTAATAATTTCTATTCTGAAATATTTGACTTTAGATAAATACCTTGCTAGACGATATTTGTTGCCATTAGATGCTCTGCCATTTCAAAATTAGATGTAACATTTTGGACATCATCTAAGCCTTCTAGGGTGTCAATTAACTTGAGGAGCGATCGCGCTTGATCTGGATCGGTGACTTCCACGTTATTACCGGAAATCCAGCGTAATTCGGCATCAGTTATCTCAAAGCCTTTGTCTTTTAATGTTTGACTAAGGGTTTCTAAATTTGCTATTTCGGTAAATATCTCAGCAGTCTCATCTTCAGTCATTTCATAAGACTCAGCACCACCCTCAAGGGATGCTTCTAAAAGCTGTTCTTCATCAACCACATTCTGGACTACACAAACGCCTTTTTGGTCAAACATCCAGCTAACGCAACCTGTTTCACCGAGATTACCACCGTTTTTACTAAAAGCTACACGTAAGTCAGCAGCAGTGCGATTGCGATTATCGGTGAGGGCTTCAATCAAAATTGCGACACCACCAGGGCCGTAACCTTCATAACGAATAGCTTCTAGGCTAGAGTTATCGCCGCCAGAAGTACCTGCACCTTTAGCGATCGCTCGTTCAATATTGTCATTTGGAATACCCGCAGCCTTGGCCTTATCAACTGCGGTGCGGAGTTGAAAATTAAGCGCTGGATCTGGGACACCGCCTCTCGCTGCCAAAATAATTGCCCGCGACAGCTGGGTAAAGGTTTTTCCCTTTTTTGCATCCACTACTGCCTTTTGGCGCTTAATATTTGCCCATTTACTATGTCCTGCCATAATCTGAAATTATCAAAATTCCCTTGGTGAAGTCAACAGTCAAATCGGTTAGGGCAAGAATCCCTACCTATATTTTCGCTCTTACTGAGCGGCTTTTCCCTTATCCTACAATTCCCAATCTTCAAAAACTTGACTAAAGATAATTGTGCAATGCTGACACAAGGTGTCAAAGTTGTGGTGGTGAAATTCCGAGAATTTATTAATCATTTTAATTTACGTCATGCCCAAGTTTTTTTCGTCATCCCGTCACGCCAAGCGAAAAAGAAAAAAAGTATTACGCTCCAATGGCGATGGACAGATTGATCAACATGGGATGTTTTTACCTTCGGGGAAGGGAGAATTTACAGGATTCACTTGGTTACCGTTCATGCAGAGCGCTGGTGGTGACTTGGTGAGTAGAAACTCACAGGATTCAGCCGGGGTGGATTTGAAAGATAATCAAGGAGCGATCGCAGCTTTACAATTCTGGCGCGATTTAATTAATAATGGTTCTGCTGTTTTATCAGGGCCAGAACGGGGTTATGAAACAGCCGACTTATTCGCTGGTAAAGTGGCGATGCAATTAAATGGCCCTTGGACTTTGGGGGAATTTCGCGCAACTGGTGTTGATTTTGATGTTTTTCCGATTCCCGTTGGGCAAAAACCTGCTACTAGTATTGGTGGTGAAAATGTCTTCTTTTTTAAAACCACACCGAAACGGGAACAAGCAGCATTTAAGTTTGCTGAATATGCTTTAAGCCAAGAATTTCAGACAGAATTAGCGCGGGGAACTGGCTATTTACCTGTCAATCTGAAGTCCCGACAAAGTGCAAAATATCAAGAATTTGTTCAGGAAATTCCCCAAGTCCAGGTATTCTTAGAGCAGGCAAAATATGGGCGATCGCGTCCTATCTTTCCAGGTTATAATCGCGTTTCAGTAACTTTAGGTGGAGCTATTGAATCTATGTTATTGAGTAAAAGGACGCCAGCAGACGCACTCAAATCAACCCAGCAGTGTTTAGATGTAATTTTTAAATGATTATTTTTGCATAATTAACGCTCGTAATTAAGTCATTACCGAATGGTACTAAGACCGCTAAGACGGAACCCGTAGGGTAGGCGTCAAGGTACAAAGAAAAAGAAAGCTAATTTTGGCATTTCATATTCTGATTCAGCAACGCCAAAAATCCTTAACTACAGATGAATCCAGGACGCACAGATGTTTTATCCTACCTGTTTATCTCATTCAAACGAGAATTGCTATAAAGTTATAATATAGGATACAAACACTTATTTATTCTTAGCGAACTCCTTCTTAACACACCACCGCAAATTTTAGCTTTTTGATAGCAAAAGTTCTTGTTAAAGTTATTACCTCTAAGTTTATTATTCAGTTACAAAATGTAAAGTGGAAAATAAAGCTAGCACCGACAAGATTTCCTTTAATCTGTACGAACGAGTAGTAAATAAGCATAAACATTCTAATTTGGCTAATGTCTATTTTTGAATTAATAAATATTGATATTAATTAAATAAAATCAAACCGCAATAATATATCTTTTGGAAGATGTTTTACAATTGAGAATTAATATTAATTAGTTTTGCAATTTAAATTTTTTGTTAAACATCTGTTATAAATATTAACCCTGGGAAAGCTTTTGATATGAAGATTTTAGTTGTAGAAGATGACGAGTTAAATGCCTATGTACTCACCGCCGTTCTAACTAACCAAAACTATGCAGTTGAAATAGCGGCTGATGGTGATACAGCTTGGGATTTAATCCAAACCTATACATATGATTTAATACTCCTGGATGTAATCCTGCCAAAGCTAGATGGCATAAGTCTTTGTCGAAAAATCAGGTCTAATGGTCTGCAAGTACCAATTCTTTTATTGACAGGGCGTGATAGTAGTCATGATAAAGCGATCGGGCTAGATGCAGGTGCAGATGATTATGTAGTTAAACCCTTTGAAGAAGAGGAATTAGTTGCGCGTGTTCGGGCGCTATTGCGTCGCCCAGGCGTAACCTCGCAACCTGTGCTGGAGTGGGCTGGTTTACGCTTAGACCCTAGTAGCTGTGAAGTTACCTACGCAGGCAATCTGCTATCACTTACCCCAAAAGAATATGCACTGTTGGAACTATTCTTACGAAATAGTCGCCGGGTGTTTAGCTGCGGCGTAATTTTGGAACATCTTTGGTCTTATGATGATACTCCCGGAGAAGAAGCCGTTCGCACTCATATTAAAGGGTTACGACAAAAACTAAAAGCTGTCGGAATTTCTAGTGATTTAATTGAAACAGTTTATGGTATTGGCTATCGCTTAAAACCATTAGAAGAGGAAGGGGAGCAGGGGAGCATACTTCTCTACGAGAGGCTGCGCCAACGACTGCGCTCAGCAACCGGGAGAGCAGAGGGGCAGGGGGGCAAGGAATTAAATGATCTAAAATCTACAGTCCCAAATCTTAAATTAGAGCAGCAGCAAACACTAGCAGCAGTTAGCGATATTTGGCAACGATTTAAAGGGCGGGTAGGGGATCAAGTCAGCGTTCTGGAGCAAGCCGTTGTAGCTTTAAATCAAAAGACTTTAAATCCCGAATTACGTTTGCAAGCAACCCAAGAGGCGCATACATTAGCGGGGTCTTTAGGTACTTTTGGCTTTGGGCTTGCTTCGAAATTGGCACGTAAAATCGAGCATCTGCTGAATTCTAATAAAACTTTGAGTCCATCTAATCTTGTCAATTTTGAAAGTTGGGTAAAGCTATTACGTCAGGAAATTGAAGGAGAAAGCAACGTTGCGGCAATATCTGCACAACCAACTGCTGAAGAATTGCCCAATGCCCCTTATGCAGAAGCCAAAATATTAATTGTGGACGATGATCCCAAAATCCAGGCATTGTTGCAAATATTACTCCAGCCTTGGGGATTTAAGGCGATCGCTCTTGAAGACCCGCGCCAGTTTTGGGAAACCTTAGAGACTGTAACGCCAGACCTGCTGATTCTAGATGTGGAATTGCCTTACACAAACGGTATAGAACTTTGCAAGTTAGTACGCAACAATTCACATTGGAGTGAGTTGCCTATCCTGTTTCTCACCGTTCATAGTGATGCCGAAATTGTCAATCAAGTGTTTAGCGTGGGTGCTGATGATTTTGTTAGCAAGCCCATCATAGGGCCAGAACTGGTAACCAGAATCCTTAATCGTTTAGAACGGATAAAATTGCGGCAACGGATAACGCAAACACGCGAGAGGTTGAGAGGAGAGCAGGGGGACAGTGGGCAAGGGGGCAGGGAGCAAGGGGGACAAGGAGGACAAGGGGGAATTATTGAAGAAGTTTTTCCCTCAGCGCTCTCATCTTCTAACTGCCGAACCATTTTGGATGCAGAAGCCGAAATTTGTCGGCTAAATCGGATGCTTGAGATTTATGGGATTGTAGCATTCCGCAATCAACGCGATCGCCAATTAGCTGAAACCGCACTTAAAGAGAGCAAAGCTAGCTACCAACAACTGGTAGAACTTTGCCCAGAGGTAATTTTTATTGCAAGTGATGGCAAGTTTGTCTTTTTAAACAGTACCGCAGTGGAACTATTGGGGGCAACTCACCCTAATCAATTATTAGGCAAAAAAGTACTTGACTTAGTTTATCCCAACTCGCAAGCAGCATTTAGCGATCGCCTTCAATATATTAGAGAAACCAATCAAGCAATTCCCTTAAATGAGCAACAGTTCCTGCGGCTAGATGGCACTGTGATTGATTTAGAAATTGTTGCAGCTCCTTTCAATTACCACGGGAACCCCGCAGTACAAGTTGTTGCCCGTGACATCACTAAACGTAAGCAAACAGAAGCAGCGTTGCACAGAGCCAATAGTCAACTAGAACTTAGAGTAGCAGAGCGCACCGCCGAGCTAATTACCGTTAATCAACAGTTACAGTTAGAACTTGATGAGCGTCAGCGCACACAAGAAGAACTACGGTTTTCTCAGGCTCGATTTGCCAGAATTTTAGATATTGCTGATGATGCGATTATTTCCATTGATGGATTGCAACGTATCACCTTATTTAACCAAGGCGCAGAGAAGATTTTTGGCTACTCTGCCCCAGAAGTTATTGGAAAAGGTCTTGACTTACTTTTACCGCTACGCTTCGCCGAGGCACATCGTCACCATGTCGTTGACTTTAGCAAATCTCCCAGCCCTGCCCGTAGAATGGGAGAACGTCAAGAAATATATGGTCGCCGTAAGGATGGTAGTGAATTTCCGGCAGAGGCTTCCATCTCTAAATTAGAGATTAATGAAGAAATTTTTTATACTGTAATCTTACGAGATATTACAGACCGCAAGCTAATCGAACGCATGAAAGATGAGTTTGTTTCTGTTGTTAGTCATGAACTCCGCACACCCTTAACTTCAATTCACGGTTCTCTAGGAATGCTAACAAGCGGTTTGCTACCGACAGACTCGGAGCAGGGAAAACGGCTGCTACAAATTGCCACCGATAGCACTGAGCGCCTAGTACGCTTAATCAACGACATTCTAGACATTGAGCGGATTGAGTCTGGTAAGGCGAAGATGCAACCTGAAATCTGCAATATTGCTGACTTAATCGCTCAAGCAGTCAATGTGATGCAGCCCCTTGCCGACAAAGCGGGAGTAACACTATCCATTTCCACCTTATCAATGCAATTATGTGTAGATCCAGATCGCATTGTTCAAACCCTGACTAATCTGCTAAGTAACGCGATTAAATTTTCGTCTGCTGGATCTACGGTTTGGCTGATGGCGCAACAACAAGCAGATCAAGTTCTATTCACAGTCCAAGATACTGGACGTGGCATCCCAACTGATAAACTTGAGAGTATCTTTGAGCGATTTCAACAGGTTGATTCATCAGATTCGCGCAACCATGATGGCACGGGTTTAGGTTTGGCAATTTGCAAGAGCATTGTGCAGCAGCACGGCGGACACATCTGGGTGGAAAGTCTCTTGGGCAAAGGTAGCAATTTTTACTTTACGCTGCCAATACTAGGACTCTAATTAGAACATACAGAATTTTTGACTAAAGGACGAGTCACAACCCAAGAATTTGAACACCGAGTGATGCAGCTACTTCAGCGAATTACTCAAAACCAACAAGAGGATCGTGCTAATGAAAACAAAGCGAATTCTAGTGGTTGATAACGAGCAGTACATTCAAGAAGTTACCAAGATTTGCTTGGAAACTGTCGCAGGCTGGGAAGTCCTGACAGCAAGTTCTGGTCAAGAGGGCATTAATAAAGCCGAGGCTTGGCAACCAGATGCGATTTTGTTAGATGTGATGATGCCAGATATGGATGGCATTGCAGCCTTTGAGCAGCTACAAACAAATTCAATTACGAAAACTATTCCAGTAATTTTGTTAACTGCGAAAGTACAGGCTTCTGACCGTCGCCGCTATGCCCAAATGGGCATGATTAGTGCGATCGCCAAACCTTTTAACCCGTTAGAGTTAGCTGGTCAGGTAGCTACGGCGCTAGGTTGGGATCTCGAATAATAGCAGCAAAAATCGGTAAAATGTCTATTTTTTTTGGACTTACGTAAAAATATTTTTCGTTGAGACTGGGTGTAGAGGAAAAATTCTGTGCATCTATTCTTGCTTTTGGTCTTATTACGGATTTTTGTAAAAAGTTTATTGAGTCCCCTGTTAGCCACACCATTATACCAACTTATTTGGTAAAAAGATATAATTGATACAGTTTCGGCAACAAATGTCAGCTTTGATGATTGGTAGACAAGCATTCTCAGCCCTGGGTAATATACCAACTAATTATGCCTAATAGTGAATCTTGACCCAACTAAAAATTACTGCTTAGACTTTAAATGAGTTCTGGACTGCCAAAAAGAGCAATAGTAGAAGCCAGCAGTGTTCCAAAAAACCTTGACTTGAGTACTATAAACTGTGAATGAATTTAGTTCTTATTCCTAATACCCAGTCCCCATTACCTCTTCGCCCCTAATCCCCAAAGGGGGCCCCACCTTCCCCAGTACCTAATTTTATGAGTCAGCCATATTTATCTTCAGATGATTTGCCTTCAAAGCGGATGATACAGATAAGTGAAATATTGCTCAGACAACTCGAAGAAGCAACTAAAAAAAGCTTTTATTTAACGTGCGATCGCATGACACGTATTTTGTTATCGAGTTGCCATTGGTATTTCAGAATTGAGAGTGGCATTCTAAGCTTAATCATGATTTGCCCTGATATGAAAAGTTATCGCAATATCATGAAAACTCTTCCCCAATTTACTCAAAAGTTAAAACAGTTTGCTAATAAAGCCAGAATCAGCATTAGTCCTCCAGTTGACAAAGGTACACCCTGGGTAATCAGCATAGATGAAAATTTGTCTGAAGGAGACTCACCGACAACCTGAGAAATAAACGGGAAATTACTCCTGTGAAATTTTCACACCAGCGTCAAAGGATTGGGCTAGAGTGTACCTGGAAATTCCACTCACAGCCGAATGGCACTAAGAAAAGGTGAAACGTCGTCAGGGCAGGGTGTTGGGGGTAGGGCGTTGGGTGTAGTGTTCCAGACAATTGAATGCGAATGCGTCAAAAAGTTCAACATCTTCTTAATTCCCTACACCCGAACCTGCAACCCCACACCCTCTCATCTAGTAATACCAAGGATTTACGCTTTTCTTAGTGCCATTCGGGGCTGAGGGGAAAGTCTGTCGGAGCTGCAAAGCGGTTCCAACCGACGAGTGAACCAGGATGGTGGGTAAGGGTCATGTGCAAATCTCGGACGTTGAGGAAAGTTCTAAAGTTAAATTACACTTATTCGATAGAATTGAAGTAGATTAAATATACCACTGCACAATCTAAACGCCATAATTTTGGGTAAGTTCTGAATTAAAAATTTTTCTCTTGCAATCTTTTTGCTGGCTATGAATAGGTAAGGATTCAGGTCTAATATTGAGGAAGTAAAGAAGGGCGAGATAGAGAATTACTAGAATCAGCAATTAGAGCTTGTGTAAAAAAATCAATGACAGACCTACCTTGACGGCGACAAGTCTGCACCACTGTCAGCAAATTAGCAGTATGTTGAAACCGCTCCATCGAACGGGAACCACCACTAACTTTACGTTTGGTGACAGCTAAACGCAGCGTTCGCGAAGCGTGTCCGAAGGACTCTCGTTCAGCCTGATTGTTATCAGGAGGCACTTCAGGGTTATCTAAGAAATACCACCATTGATGAGCTTTATCGCGCAAAGAACGTAAAAGCTGCCCGGCTTTTGCTCCGGCTAAGTTAATCCATTGATCAATAGAGGATTGCAACTTGAATTTGAATTCATTGACCCAATCGTTGTAAAGGCTGGAATTAAGAATTTTAAACCCGAAGAGCGTAATTTCTAAAAGCTTCATCAATTAAATTAACGAATGCTTTACCAATAACTTGGTTGTGAAGACCTGGAAGTTGAATTAATTTCTTGAAGTGACGGCGTAGATGTGCTAAACATTTCTGTTGAGCAACAGCTTGATAGCCGTTGTAAACGCTAAAATCATCGCTGCTGAGTACGCCTGTATATTTA
This region of Nostoc sp. UHCC 0302 genomic DNA includes:
- a CDS encoding PAS domain S-box protein, yielding MPTPDFSIINLVPIGVGFGIITLVAIYYLLHQEVTKRQRAEVVLRQQTERERLVNQIAQHIRESLDLDEVLTTTVAEVREFLQADRVLIYRLWEDGTGSAITETVLPEYTKILGETFPAEVFPKEYHQAYSLGKTRAIANVEQADVELCLADFVKQFGVKAKLVVPILQENREADQQRNSETLPCEPYLWGLLIAHQCSYPRKWESWEVELMKQLATQVAIAIQQSELYKQLQKLNAELEIRVQQRTQELAKANVSLRAEIAERQRTQAALQALITASPRAIFTLDLEGNIKIWNPAAERMFGWLETEVIDRPNPIFLDDQLEEYNTLQQSILQGTTYTTIELRCRKKNCSFIDIIFSAAPLHDSDDNINGMVAVIADITHQKKQEEQVRLLQSVVVNTNDAVVITEAEPIGEPGPHIIYVNEAFTRITGYSLEEVLGKTPRILQGAKTSRAELNKVWAALSRWESVTVQLINYRKDGSEFWNEFSIVPVSDQSGWYTHWISIQRDITERKQAEQALRQSEERFRSLIENALDIVKILDVDGCIRYESPSVEKVLGYPATELIGKNLLDYIHPDDFANTYYSFTHAIQSSEVTAPIEFRCRHKDGSWRMLEAISQRFLDNAADTRIMVNCRDITERKRLDEIRMALERERELSALKTRFFSMASHEFRTPLSTALAAAQLLENCQDEWDNSSKRLRNLQRIQLSVKNLVQMLDDILTINRAETGKLEFNPKLLNLEVLCASCVEEIRLSTDEKHTLTFACQGKAVPACMDERLLRSLLSNLLLNAIKYSPQGGTVHLSLEFKSDTVVLQVQDQGIGIPLADQKQLFEPFHRGKNVKSIPGTGLGLVVVKKCVDLHQGYINIFSDIGIGTTCAVTLPLDGCRGKVVI
- a CDS encoding YebC/PmpR family DNA-binding transcriptional regulator, whose protein sequence is MAGHSKWANIKRQKAVVDAKKGKTFTQLSRAIILAARGGVPDPALNFQLRTAVDKAKAAGIPNDNIERAIAKGAGTSGGDNSSLEAIRYEGYGPGGVAILIEALTDNRNRTAADLRVAFSKNGGNLGETGCVSWMFDQKGVCVVQNVVDEEQLLEASLEGGAESYEMTEDETAEIFTEIANLETLSQTLKDKGFEITDAELRWISGNNVEVTDPDQARSLLKLIDTLEGLDDVQNVTSNFEMAEHLMATNIV
- a CDS encoding response regulator; this translates as MKILVVEDDELNAYVLTAVLTNQNYAVEIAADGDTAWDLIQTYTYDLILLDVILPKLDGISLCRKIRSNGLQVPILLLTGRDSSHDKAIGLDAGADDYVVKPFEEEELVARVRALLRRPGVTSQPVLEWAGLRLDPSSCEVTYAGNLLSLTPKEYALLELFLRNSRRVFSCGVILEHLWSYDDTPGEEAVRTHIKGLRQKLKAVGISSDLIETVYGIGYRLKPLEEEGEQGSILLYERLRQRLRSATGRAEGQGGKELNDLKSTVPNLKLEQQQTLAAVSDIWQRFKGRVGDQVSVLEQAVVALNQKTLNPELRLQATQEAHTLAGSLGTFGFGLASKLARKIEHLLNSNKTLSPSNLVNFESWVKLLRQEIEGESNVAAISAQPTAEELPNAPYAEAKILIVDDDPKIQALLQILLQPWGFKAIALEDPRQFWETLETVTPDLLILDVELPYTNGIELCKLVRNNSHWSELPILFLTVHSDAEIVNQVFSVGADDFVSKPIIGPELVTRILNRLERIKLRQRITQTRERLRGEQGDSGQGGREQGGQGGQGGIIEEVFPSALSSSNCRTILDAEAEICRLNRMLEIYGIVAFRNQRDRQLAETALKESKASYQQLVELCPEVIFIASDGKFVFLNSTAVELLGATHPNQLLGKKVLDLVYPNSQAAFSDRLQYIRETNQAIPLNEQQFLRLDGTVIDLEIVAAPFNYHGNPAVQVVARDITKRKQTEAALHRANSQLELRVAERTAELITVNQQLQLELDERQRTQEELRFSQARFARILDIADDAIISIDGLQRITLFNQGAEKIFGYSAPEVIGKGLDLLLPLRFAEAHRHHVVDFSKSPSPARRMGERQEIYGRRKDGSEFPAEASISKLEINEEIFYTVILRDITDRKLIERMKDEFVSVVSHELRTPLTSIHGSLGMLTSGLLPTDSEQGKRLLQIATDSTERLVRLINDILDIERIESGKAKMQPEICNIADLIAQAVNVMQPLADKAGVTLSISTLSMQLCVDPDRIVQTLTNLLSNAIKFSSAGSTVWLMAQQQADQVLFTVQDTGRGIPTDKLESIFERFQQVDSSDSRNHDGTGLGLAICKSIVQQHGGHIWVESLLGKGSNFYFTLPILGL
- a CDS encoding response regulator, with translation MKTKRILVVDNEQYIQEVTKICLETVAGWEVLTASSGQEGINKAEAWQPDAILLDVMMPDMDGIAAFEQLQTNSITKTIPVILLTAKVQASDRRRYAQMGMISAIAKPFNPLELAGQVATALGWDLE